TTAGTTCTGGTTTAAAATTATTCACATTTATAAATTTAATACCAACTTTTTCAGAGGCTTTATCATTTTCAGTATCTCCTATCATTAAACATTTATCAGCAGCAACACTAATTTTTTTTAAAATCTCAGCAAAAAATTTTGGATTTGGTTTTGCATAATGTGAATTTTCCATTGTAGCAATGTAGAAAAAGTTTTCGGGGGATAAATTTGCAAAATCTATTCTTTTTTTTACAGCAATTTCAGGAAATAATGGATTTGATGCAAATATGAATTTATAGTTGGAGTTTTTAATAAAATTTGTTAGTTTTTTGTTGACTTTTATAATCTTTCTTAATTCATCGAATTCATTTTTGTAAAAGTCAAGAAAAATATTATACCAATAATCTTTACTTTTTCCAGTTTTTTTAGAAATTGATTCCAAAAATCTTTCAAAAAGATTTTTGGAAGGATCTTCAATTTTTGTAATTTCGTAAATGCTGTCCATTACTAGATTAAAAATTTTTTCAATAGGTAATTTTACTTTTCTTGAAAGGATAGAAAAGTATGTTTTCATAAATTTTTCTTCACTGTTTTTAACTAATGTTCCATCATAATCTACAAAGATATACATTTTATCCCTCATTCATTTTAAGTTAATCTAAATAGATTGTATCATAAAGTTTTCGTGGTAAAATAATATAAACAGAAGAAAATGGAGGTGATTTTATTAACGATTTAATGTTAAGTAGATTATTTGATATAGTTATAGAATTTAGCGTTAATAACTACAAAGTTTATTATTCAAAATTTGATTTAGATACAACTCAGGATATTATAGAAATTTTCTTGAGTCAGTATCGAATAAAAATGTTAGATAATGAAGATAATTTTTTATTTGATACTGAGCATGGTATTTTTGAAGTAACTGTAGTAAAAGATGGATTAAACTTTATTATAACTTTCAAAAATGCAAGTGAATTGTTAAAGAATAATTTGAAGGCAAAATTTTTTGAGTTGATAGAATTAATTTATACGAAGTTTTATGAAGAATGGGAAAGAGAAGGATTATTTTCAAGTAATAGTTTAGATAATTTTTTAGAAATAATTGTAAAAAATTTAGCTGAAGTTGATGCTGCATTATTATCAAAAAAGATAAATAACTATTTTAAAATTAAATCGTCTTATGGATTTGATAATGATGAATTTATGAAAAAATTGTTATTCTTTGAAGATGAGATTTATACTGAAAGATTTAAAAAACCTATGGTAGTAAAATTGGATGAGATTTTAGATGAATATTATTTGGAAGTGGATAATAAAAGAATGGAAAAAGTTAATGAATTGGTAAAACATGGTAATTTATTAAGTAAGGCTAACTTCATCACTATCAATCCCAATATTTAAAGATAAAGAATGCGTTGGATTTCTATCACTTTATAGTTTTGAAAGTGAAATTGCTTTTGAAAATAATGAGTATATTAGTTTTGCAAATGTTCTTTCTAAAATTTTATCAAGTTTTGTAAAATAAAAACATGGCTTTGAGTTTTAACTCAAAGCCATGTTAATTTAATTTTATTCTTCTTCATCATAATCTAAGAAGTCTTCTAAATCTTCGTCGATTACTATTCCGCTATCATCAATTTCTTCTTCTATGCTTTCAATAGTTCTTTCCTGAATGTCATCTTGAGAGTTTCCAAACGGGTTTTTAGGATCAAGTTTTCCATTAAAAATTTCAATTTTTGATTTTCCGTCAATTAGATAAGCCTTTGCTGTAACACTTCCACTTATAGTACTTAAAATTTTTTTAACTAATTCCTCGTCAAGATCTTGATTTTCAGCACAAGTCAAAATAAGATTTCCGTTTTGATATTCTATTTTGGTTTCATTTTTTTCTGCTAAGTTAATTATTTCTTCATTTTGGAGAATTGATTTAGCTTTTGGTTCATTTACTAGCATTTCTATTGTATAATGAAACGGCATGCTGCACCTCCAAAATTATTCTTTACTTGCAAAATGTTTGTTTATTTTCGCAATTAATCTTGATTTTCTTCTTGATGCTTGGTTTTTGTGTATTGCACCTATTTTA
This DNA window, taken from Thermosipho africanus Ob7, encodes the following:
- a CDS encoding HAD family hydrolase, coding for MYIFVDYDGTLVKNSEEKFMKTYFSILSRKVKLPIEKIFNLVMDSIYEITKIEDPSKNLFERFLESISKKTGKSKDYWYNIFLDFYKNEFDELRKIIKVNKKLTNFIKNSNYKFIFASNPLFPEIAVKKRIDFANLSPENFFYIATMENSHYAKPNPKFFAEILKKISVAADKCLMIGDTENDKASEKVGIKFINVNNFKPELIKIYFEKYFS